From one Gracilinanus agilis isolate LMUSP501 chromosome 5, AgileGrace, whole genome shotgun sequence genomic stretch:
- the LOC123250415 gene encoding protein FAM3C-like: MRMAGAIKLVVAVAVFLLTFYVISQVFKIKPDSNLGNLFARSALQIAQRKPPRYKCGISKACPEKHFAFKMASGAANVIGPKICVEDNILISRVKNNVGRGINVALVNAKTVEALYIKYFDMWGGDVAPFIEFLKSIPDGTIVLMGTYDDRATKLARLRSTAIINLDFRDNWVFCGGKGIKAKSSFEQHIKNNKDTNKYEG, from the exons ATGAGGATGGCAGGTGCTATAAAGTTGGTGGTTGCTGTAGCAGTATTTCTACTGACATTTTATGTTATATCTCAAGTATTCAAAATAAAGCCAGATTCAAACTTGGGAAATTTATTTGCAAGGTCAGCATTGCAAATAGCTCAAAGAAAACCTCCCAGATATAAATGTGGGATTTCAAAAGCTTGTCCAGAAAAACATTTTGCCTTCAAAATGGCAAGTGGAGCAGCAAATGTCATTGGCCCCAAAATTTGTGTGGAAGACAATATTTTAATAAGTCGTGTAAAGAATAATGTTGGAAGAGGAATCAATGTTGCATTGGTAAATGCAAAAACAGTAGAAGCATTATACATCAAATACTTTGATATGTGGGGAGGAGATGTGGCACCATTTATTGAATTCCTTAAGTCTATTCCAGATGGAACCATAGTTTTAATGGGAACCTATGATGATAGAGCAACCAAACTA GCAAGATTGCGAAGTACAGCTATTATTAACCTTGATTTTAGAGACAATTGGGTCTTCTGTGGTGGAAAAGGTATTAAGGCAAAAAGCTCCTTTGAACAGCACATAAAGAACAATAAGGATACAAACAAATACGAAGGATGA